One genomic region from Muriicola soli encodes:
- a CDS encoding DUF2490 domain-containing protein: protein MKKIFLPIAILFFGIITAQDTGEDDWGAWYMYFGTNRISDKLSIHSEAQFRYYNTGGNFNQLLLRTGLNYHINSDAIATLGYAYIATDNTFEEIVNEVNFKENRIFQQFILRNKVGEFLFEHRYRLEQRFIDFGSFTDTQHRARYRLQLTLPLTDTFFVNAYDEVFLNLQDDIFGQNRLYFAFGINITENSNLQIGYLKNHFNQINFDRLQIAVFFNPDFRKKSK from the coding sequence ATGAAAAAGATTTTTCTTCCAATTGCCATTTTATTCTTTGGAATCATTACGGCTCAGGATACCGGAGAGGACGACTGGGGGGCCTGGTATATGTATTTTGGCACCAACCGGATCTCGGACAAACTCAGCATACATTCCGAAGCGCAATTCAGATACTACAATACCGGGGGGAATTTTAATCAGCTTCTTCTCAGAACCGGACTTAACTATCATATAAACTCCGATGCCATCGCTACCTTAGGTTATGCTTATATCGCTACAGACAATACTTTTGAAGAGATCGTAAATGAGGTAAATTTTAAGGAGAACAGGATTTTCCAGCAATTTATCCTAAGGAATAAAGTGGGGGAATTCTTATTTGAACACCGCTACAGGCTGGAGCAACGGTTTATTGATTTCGGATCGTTTACAGATACACAGCACAGGGCGAGATATCGGTTACAACTCACCCTGCCTCTGACAGACACTTTCTTTGTCAATGCCTACGATGAAGTATTTCTGAACCTGCAGGATGATATTTTCGGACAGAATCGTTTGTACTTCGCTTTTGGTATCAACATTACCGAAAACAGCAACTTACAGATAGGATATCTGAAGAATCATTTTAATCAGATCAATTTCGATCGGCTCCAGATTGCTGTATTCTTTAATCCGGATTTCCGTAAAAAATCGAAATAA
- a CDS encoding YdeI/OmpD-associated family protein — MVHIQLSENLTPYGVEMPEELQAVLQSDEDANAIFEGFTDGKKRSIIYMILRFKNSQTRIDKSILLCENLKKGINKPADLLKT, encoded by the coding sequence ATGGTTCATATCCAACTTTCTGAGAATCTCACCCCCTACGGAGTTGAAATGCCTGAAGAACTGCAGGCAGTACTACAAAGTGATGAAGACGCCAATGCAATCTTTGAAGGATTTACGGATGGAAAGAAACGAAGTATTATCTATATGATCCTCCGTTTTAAAAATTCTCAGACCAGGATTGATAAGTCCATTTTGCTTTGTGAAAATCTGAAGAAAGGAATTAACAAGCCTGCTGATCTACTAAAAACTTGA
- a CDS encoding superoxide dismutase family protein, whose amino-acid sequence MKITKIAVLGLIVALTYSCKEAKKKTGEAAEEMEETMETVKDEVMVEAIAFKMEPKSDSNVAGEVKFTEEDGSVTMEATFSGLTPGEHAIHIHEKADCSADDGTSTGGHWNPTSEPHGKWGNDTGYHRGDIGNFVADADGNATVEFSTDLWCLSCEDETKNIAGKAVIVHQGVDDFTSQPSGAAGARISCTGIIK is encoded by the coding sequence ATGAAAATTACAAAAATAGCTGTCCTTGGTCTTATCGTCGCACTGACCTACAGTTGCAAGGAAGCGAAAAAGAAAACCGGTGAAGCGGCTGAGGAAATGGAAGAGACCATGGAAACTGTAAAAGACGAAGTAATGGTGGAAGCCATTGCTTTTAAAATGGAACCGAAAAGCGATAGTAATGTGGCAGGGGAAGTAAAGTTTACGGAGGAAGATGGCTCGGTGACTATGGAGGCCACTTTTTCGGGGCTGACTCCGGGAGAGCATGCCATCCATATCCATGAAAAGGCCGATTGCTCTGCTGATGATGGAACCTCTACAGGAGGGCATTGGAATCCGACATCAGAGCCACACGGAAAATGGGGTAATGATACGGGCTACCACAGAGGTGATATTGGAAATTTTGTCGCCGATGCCGACGGAAATGCTACCGTGGAGTTTTCTACAGATCTTTGGTGCCTAAGTTGTGAAGACGAGACTAAAAACATTGCAGGCAAAGCCGTCATTGTCCATCAGGGAGTTGACGATTTCACTTCCCAGCCCAGTGGCGCTGCAGGAGCACGCATCAGCTGTACCGGGATTATTAAATAA